The region ATTACCATAGTGGTAATAGCTTATTTTACTTCTTCATTTTAGAGAAAACTGCTCTTGTGATGTCAGCCTGCTCCTTACTGACAGACCTTTCAATAATCTCAAATACCCCTGTAACCTGCCCGGCTGTAATCCCTGTGTTCATCCCCATACCGATATGTGCTTGTAATTGACCTTCTGCTCCGGGAATGGTTGCCAAAGCGGAAATGGTTACCAATTCTCTTTGCTGGTAAGTCAGCACATCGCTGTCAAAGATGTCAGCAAAAAGGTGTTCTTTGAGAAAAGCATCAATACGTGGTGCAAACTCACCGAAACCCGGTGCAGGTTTTGCCTGCGGTATTTGGGTCAGGGTTTCAAGTGTTTTTCTCCCACGCTCATACGTATCTGAACTGCCCTTTAATGGTGTTGCTTGCTTACCTGCCACATCTGTGATCCCTTTCTTTTTCCTTTCCTCCAATACTTGCATAAAGGCATTGATACCATTAAGGCTTCTTGGAAAACCGCAATAGGCATACAACTGTACCAATATCTCTTTTATTTCGTTCACGGTAAGCCCAGCATCCAACCCTGCATTGAGCTGTGTTTTCAGTTTTTCAAGATTTCCTGTTGCAGTAAGAGCTGAAATCATTACTAAACTTTGCTGCTGTACATTTAGGCTATCACAATTATTTTGTGCACTCATTAAGTTTACGTTTAGAATTAAAACAAAAAACAATATTCATTTTCTAAATTTGTTTTTGTTCACTGGCTTGATTATTTATTTTACAGCTTTTGTATATTCTTCATCAGTAACAGGCTCCAGCCAATTATTTTGATTGGTCTGCAGATTGCAACCTACGGCGATATGTGAAAACCAACTATCAGGTGCGGCTCCGTGCCAGTGTTCAACATTTGGGGCAATTTCGATAACATCACCCGGCTCCATTCGTACCGCAGCTTTTCCACGTTCCTGATAATAACCTGCACCACCAACGGCAATAAGGATTTGCCCACCGGTATGGCTGTGCCAATTGTTACGGCACCCCGGCTCGAATGTGACGTTATTCAAAGGTACATTCAGATCTTTGTTATTTGCCAATGGGGCAAGCCATGACTTACCTGAAAAATATTGTGCAAATGATGTATTTTCGTCCCCGGTTGGGAAATCGCTGATTTTTGGGATTTCTGTTTTCATTTTATTTTGATTTTTATTGTTATAACAGGGTATGAGTGCAATCATCGTACCTGTAAGAAAGCTGATTGTTATTAGTAGACATAGATTAATAGATTTATCTTTTGTACGCAGCTCTTTCCTTTTCAATAGCAACAGTTACATTTCCCGAACCTAATGCAGTTGCCAAACCTGCCGTATCATCTATCTTTCCCAATTTTGTATAACTGTACGAAGTTGAAAACGTCTTATAAAACAATACTAATGTCTTTGAGCCATACAGCATTAAATCGCCATTTTGTATTGTACCGGGATTGAATGAGTTGGTTGGAAGACTTTGTGATAGGTCAAAGTATTTTTCGTTTCCGTTCAGCTCCGTCATGTTGATAGTTAACGGGAGCATTTCTTTGAATGTCTTTGCTGCATTGTTGTCTAACAGTGTCGCTGTAAAGGTTTGTGAACCAGCTTTTATTTTGATTTTACTATTTGCCATAGGAGTATTATTTTCGGTATTAGTGTTACTACTATTGTCATCTTCTTTGCTACAAGATGATGCACTATTTATAAAAATTGACATAAAAGCCAAGGTCATCAAAAATGTACGCTTCATCATTGGGTTATTACTTTAAATGTTCCTTAAAGAATGTTTCTAATTTATCGAATGGAATAACATCTACTTTGTCGTATAAATCAGTGTGTACAGCATTCGAAATAATCATTAACTCTTTTGGTTCGGCTGCCATTTTAAAGGCATCTTCACTGAAATAACGGGAATGTGCCTTTTCCCCTGCAATCAATAACATTGGTCGTGGCGAAATCTCTTTGATATAGGTCAATATCGGCATGTTCATAAATGATAACGCAGTAGTTGCATTCCATGCACCTGTTGAATTTAGGGAACGATTATGATATCCTCTTGGGGTACGGTAATAGTTGTAATAGTCCTTTACAAATTGCGGTTCATCACCTTTCAGTTTTTCAGGATTTAATATGGCTCCTGCCGCAAATGTTCCAGCTTCTGCATCTTTCCAGCGCTGCTCACCCAATTGCTCTAGCGTTTTGGTGCGTTGTTCTAGAGTAACTGTATCATTGTAACCTTTCGACATCACTCGTGTCATATCGTACATGCTTGTTGTGGCAACAGCTTTTACACGTTTGTCGATAGCAGTAGCATTTAAGGCAAAGCCTGCGAAACCGCAAATCCCGATGATACCTATTTTATTTCGGTCAATGTTTTTCTGTATGCCAATAAAATCTACTGCGGCACTAAAATCTTCTGTGTTAATGTCAGGCGATGCCACAGCACGAGGTTCGCCACCGCTTTCGCCTGTATAAGAAGGATCAAATGCCAATGCCGCAAAGCCACGTTGTGCCATTTGGTTAGCATACAGTCCTGAAGATTGTTCTTTTACCGCTCCGAAAGGACCACTAATGGCAATAGCTGCTAAAGGCTCGTTGCCTTGCTCTTTCGGAAGGTACAAATCTCCGGTAAGCATGATGCCGTAACGATTTTTAAAAGTTACTTTTTGGCGTGTTACTTTGTCGCTCAATTCAAATGTATAATGGTCTGCTGTATTCATTTTTTGAGAATTTGATTTTTTATTTTGTGCAAATGACTGTCCCATAATAAGGAACATCATCGTTATAGTGCTTACAATTGCTATTTTCATGCTGACTATATTTTAAATTGATTTAATAACTTTTGCAGGAATACCTCCAACAATAGTATTATTTGGAACATCTTTAGAGGCAACCGCACCCGCAGCGACAATTGAATTTTCGCCGATAGTTACACCGGGGAGTATAGTTGCGTTTGCCCCAATCCAAGCATTTCTTTTGATATGAATACTCCCTGAAACAAGTGAATGTCTTTTTTCAGGAGCAATCGGATGTCCCTCCGAAAGCAAACTGACTTTCGGAGCAATAAGCACATCATCTTCTATGATAATTCCACCTAAATCTAAAAAGGTACAGTCAAAGTTAATAAATACGTTTTTGCCAATTTTAGTGTTTTTACCATAATTGATGTATAGTGGTGTAAATACAGCAACGCTTTCATCAATTTCACTATTGGTAATCAGGCTTAATATTGTTCTGATTTCTGCCGGGTCTGCTGAATTATTCATTTGAATAAGCAGCTTTTTTGTGGCATAGGAAGCTTCTCTCAACTTATAGCCATTCGGATCATTTGACGATATGGTTTCACCATTTTTCAGCCGTTCAAAAATGTCTTTTTCGTTTTCCATTACTCATAAATTTATCTATTTGTCATCTTATTTGTAAATACGATACTGAAACCCCAATTAATTATTCTTCTGCAAATTTCGATAGTATAAGCGTCAGCTTATTTATACAGGATACTGTTCTTTTTACCACTTTTACGGATTTTACTTTAAATGTATTGAAGACGGGTTAAGGTTTGCTAAATTTGTAAGATAATAGCTGGATTATGGAACATTTTGAGCGAATAGATACGGTAAGGAATTATAATGACTACGCTGGTGTAGATACTTTACATCCGTTGGTAAGTGTTGTCAAATTCAGTGAACTTCCTTTTATTAGAAACTTCAGGCGCTATATGAATATCTATGCCGTTTTCTTAAAAGATACCAAGTGCGGTGATATAATCTACGGCGGGCAGCCTTACGATTATGAGGACGGAACTCTTGTTTTTGTTTCTCCCGGACAGGTTTATGGTATAGACAACCATAGTGTGAATGAAAACCCGTCCGGTTATGGCTTGCTGTTTCATCCGGATATGGTTGCAGGTACTCATCTGGCAAAAACAATCAAAGAGTATTCGTTTTTCTCTTATGAAGTAAACGAGGCATTGCACCTGTCAAAAAAGGAACGAAAAACTATTGTGGAATGCCTTGAAAAAATTGCATTGGAAATGGAACAGAATATTGACAAGCACAGTAAAACGCTCATCGTATCGAATATTGAACTTCTGTTGAACTATTGTATGCGTTTCTATGACCGCCAGTTCATTACCAGAAGCCATGCCAATAAAGATATTTTAGTACAGTTTGAAAATCTACTATGTGATTATTTCAAATCTGAACAGGCACAGTTATTGGGCTTACCTTCTGTGAGCTGGTGTGCGGAGCAACTACATCTCTCTGCTAATTATTTTGGCGACCTTATCAAAAAGGAAACAGGCACAACCGCGTTAGATTATATACAATCCAAGCTGATTGATGAAGCTAAAACTAAAATATTCGATAACACTAAAACTATCAATGACATTGCCACAGAATTAGGCTTCAAATACCAACAACATTTTACCCGACTTTTCAAACAAAAGACAGGAGTAACGCCTAATGAATACAGATCATTAAATTAAAAAGGATGTTTAAAAGCATTCTTTTTCTAATTTCTATACTATTTTTTGACATAGCTGTTTGACAGTAAGCACAGATTATAGCTAATTTTTGAAGCCAATTTTAAATCTCCTGCCAGAATAGCTTTCCCCTATACGAATCAAATATATTGATATAAAACTTAAACAAAATAAAATCTGATAAAAAACTCATATACTCCAGTTCTGGGCACAAAAAATCCTCCGAAATGACTGTTATCAAAGGATTTTCTTTTTAAAGGATGGCTAAAAGGGTGGCAACTATTTTATCATATTTTTTATTATCTTAATGTCGCTAATCCTATCTGTGTTAAGTTCACATTGATGAAACTTAATTTGAAACTTTAGCAATGTGGAGATTTACAGCACCTTGGGTAACAAGCCCTAAACTAATCGGAAGGAGCCCATTGGCTTGAAATACAAATGTTAATGTATCATTGGCATTCAAACGGACAAACGTATTGAGAGTTGTGGAAGATATTGGAATTTCAACAATTCCTAAAGCAAGATTGACCCTTACTGCGTCCAATTTTTTGTCTTTCCAAACAATATTGTTTTTTAAAACCCCCAGTTTTCGTCCTGTCAGTACTCCTAAGTCTAGTCCAGATTGAGGTTGCAGCTCATAGCTAATCATATACACTCCTGATGCAGGAGCAGTAAAAGTGCCATCTGTGAATAAAGATGAATCCCCAATTATAGTGTCCGCCACCCCAGTGAGATTCATCCTATACCAACCTCCTCCAATTGACAAATCAATAAGCTGCCAACCTCCACTTTTGGCTGCTGAATAGACTAGTGAAGAGCCTAATAACGCTAGGTTCGTCGCAGTGATTTCTTTAACCTCATGATCACCAGTAATGGAATTATCACGAACTAATATAGAATGATTACCTGTTAAAGCTACCAATGAAGTAGATGTCCTGATTTTAAGATTGCCATTAATATCTAACGTAGCTGTAGGATCAGTAGTATTAATACCTACTTGTCCATTATGAGATAATGAAAATAAAAGCATTGCTGCTGTAGTAATTAATGTTTTCATGTGTTTGGTATTAGATTAATATGTTTTTGCAAGTTCTATTAACTATTATACCTACTGCATTACGTCCAATTCATTATTATAGTTTGAGTTGTATGCTTTTATTAAAATTACAACTTCAAAAACATACACCCGTTGAATAATCACGAATAAAATCATCACATTAACGAATCCCAACTAATTATAATTAGTTATTAATACAAATAATAAACAAATAATACATTATAAAATATTATTTACTAGAAACACCAAATTTATCAATCCTCAGTTTAGAATGGTTTGTTTTCTAAAAAAACAAACGAAGCTATGTTTGATAGCTTCGTTGTTAGATTACAATCTTAAAGTTACATTTTTAAGACTGTTAGGTTAAATTGATTGTTATACTAAATTTTTTTTCTCATTTTGTAATTGTATTCCTGCTCAATGAAAAGTGCTTTGCCAATTCAGTATTATTAAGCTTATGCTTTTTTATAGTCCGATATTCTAAAAAATCTGGTTTGTTTAAATATTAAGTTATTTCATTAAATTACAATAACATGATTAAGAACACAACAAACAAAGCCAGGCAATAGTGACTAATAATCATTTAATGATATCACAAAAATCAAAAATTGCCTGACAAGACTTCAACATTTTATATAATAAATTTGTGTTGTCAAAATTATATCATAAGAATTAACTCTTCTTCGGTGAAACCTGAATTTCGGTATGTATTTAAATTATCCTATACCAATGTAATAGTCCCGAACTATTCCTCTATGAAAATATAAGTAAAGCCTCCTTTTATAAAGCCCCCAAAAATACCTTTTAACCATATAAATATATTGTTCGTCACATTTACTCTCTAATCGAAAATCTAGCAGGTTTTCTATTTCTTCCCGGGTTTTTCCAATGATTTCCTGTTCAAAAATCTCAAAATTTTCACTGTTTATCTTCATTTCATTCTCAGGTATTTCTATTTTTCTATGAATTCACCTCGCAACAGATTTATAATCTCAATTTTTGTTTTTCCTTCCAGTGATAACTGTCCTATTTTTTATTCATTTCTTTTTGATTTTATCTTGTAATAATTGTGTACTTCTATTTATTTGATATCTGTCCTGTAATAACAATCCTGAACTCTTCCGTTGACATCACAAGTAATGTAAAGTTCTTTTTGAAGCAGTCCAAAACAGTAATTCTTCACTGTGATTGTATACCAATTCTTACAAATCTTCTTCGCAGAACGACTAAAAATAATTTCTATCTCTTCCAGTGTTTTTCCTATATATTTTTTGTCCATTACTCTCTTTCATAAAATTTAAACACTTTGTATTCCGGAGTTCCGTATTCATAATAAAATATGTTTCCGTATTCCATCCACAAGAAACATTCAGTAATTGTAATATCCACTACCTTATCGCTCTCAAAAATAAAAGCAATTTCGTCTCTAAAAATTCCCCAACAATAACGGGAATAAAACCAGAATTCCTCGTCTGAACCTTTTGCCGGTTCTCCCCAGATTTTGCGTATATCTTCTTTCTTTTGAGAGATATGCAATCTCACTATTTTTTTTAGTTTCCGTATTTGCTTATCCATTTGTATAAAGTTGTTTTAGGAATCCTGTAACGCTCCAATACTTGAATTTTAGTCATTTCACCTGTCGCTATCTGTTCAACAATAAAATCTATAATTTCCCTGGTATAGATATTTTTTCGGAAGTGAGGTAAGGTCTTTTTATTATTTTTTTGTTTTTCTGTTTTTTCAACTCCGGCAGGTGGGGAGTACAAAATCAGATGCTGCGAATAAAGCCTGAAAAAATCATATTCCAACAATTTACTCCATTTTAAAAGCAAATCTGTATCTAAGCTTGCTGACCTATACATAAGTTCTATAGCTTGATCTGTACATTGAAAAAAGTTAATTATTCGATTCTTGCTAATCTTTTGCTCTTGAATTAGAAGTTTAATCGCTTGTCCTATGTGTATTTCTTTAATATTCAATTATATATTATTACTTTTTTATCACTAAATACATTTATAAATTAACTGATTTATCAGTGCTAATCCACTATACAATAGCGAACAATTACTGTATAAAAACGAAGCTCTTCGATAGTTCAACACCTTTCTGCGAATTACCGACTGCTTTTTCCGACATATAAACAAGATCGTCCGTTGGATCTACTATCTATCTTCCGAGCAGAGGTGTGAAAGACGAGGTAATTAAGATCATTATCTATCCTCATATGCTTAGTATTTCTTTATATTTCATAAAAAGGCTGCCTTTAACAGACAGCCTAAGAAAATATACAATTTTGTGTTTCTAATCATTATCAATCCTCACCCACTTACCATTCTCCACTCCTTCATAGAAACGATCATTGTGATAAATAATCGCTCCCTGGATATAAGGTTTATTTGCGGGTAAAGTGAGTGTTTCCGGTAAGGCATCCCTATTTCTCAGCAAGAAAATACCCGTTCCTTCTTTGACAACGATTCCTGTTCCCGGGACTAGCTGTATTACATTAGCATCTACCGTTGGATTAGCAATAGTAATCGAAGATAATTCGGCTAATCGTCTTGCTCCGGCACTTACTGTACAGCCTCTCAATTCGTTTCCGTACAATTGTACAACACCCGGTGTTGTACAATCAGGGTTGATATTTACTACAATATCTTTATTGCTGATTGCCACAGAACAAGCCAAACCGCTTGCAAAACGAACACCTTTAAGATGATAAACAAAAGTTCCTGCAACATTTCTTGGGTGGTTAATAGTCGCCACTCCATTTGCATTGGATGTAATTTCTATATCAGCACCATTATTAATATTGTAAGTAAAAATATACGTCTGATTGGTAAGACTTCCTTTAAAAGTTACCACAACATCACCTGTCGGCTGCACCAGAACACTGGTTGTTGTAAGTGCCGTATTGTCTACCGGCAGAGCAACAGATGTAATCGTAAAATTTTCTGTGATGTTACATCCATCCTGGCTGTAAGTTACACTGACACTGTAACTACCCGGTTGGGTAAAGGTAACCGTTGGCGAAGTGCTGATAACTCCTGTACCTAACCTTGTCCAGGTATACGATGCATTAGGATCTGTACCAAATAATGCTGCGGCATCATAAGTCTTAGGGAATTCTGAAGCACAAAGTGTTTTGTTACCACCAAAGCCCGCTGCCTGCACATTGGTAGGCACAATAGTAAGATTGGTAGTATTTCCCAGATCCTGGCTGTTACCGTAAGCGCTAACCGGGCGTGAGAAATTAATATCCTTAACTGAAGCATAGAACATCGTATAATTAGCTGCCGGATCAAGGTTAATGGTACTTTGTCCCGATGCTGCTGTTCTGCTCACATTAATCCTGTTACACGGTGTTCCCGTCATAAAGAGATTTTCTGATACATTTTGTCCGCTGGCAATTGTATAGGTTCCGGGATTAAAATACAAAGTTTTGTAATTGCCCGGAGAAGATAAAGTGCTGGATGTGCTTGTATTAGAACTTCCCAGGAAAGTAAGTTTTTCATAGTTATGAGCAGTGCTTCCCGTGTTCACAATACCGTCTTTCCAGATCGTTACTTCTCCAAAGCTGGAAGCATTTGGAACTCCCGGTATCTCAAATATTTTCATCATAATTTTAGATTGAGACGCGATAATAGTTACAGGCGTATTGTTACCTGAGTTTACATAAAATTGTGGGAAATTATCTGTATAAAGTGTACTTC is a window of Candidatus Chryseobacterium colombiense DNA encoding:
- a CDS encoding carboxymuconolactone decarboxylase family protein codes for the protein MSAQNNCDSLNVQQQSLVMISALTATGNLEKLKTQLNAGLDAGLTVNEIKEILVQLYAYCGFPRSLNGINAFMQVLEERKKKGITDVAGKQATPLKGSSDTYERGRKTLETLTQIPQAKPAPGFGEFAPRIDAFLKEHLFADIFDSDVLTYQQRELVTISALATIPGAEGQLQAHIGMGMNTGITAGQVTGVFEIIERSVSKEQADITRAVFSKMKK
- a CDS encoding cupin domain-containing protein → MIALIPCYNNKNQNKMKTEIPKISDFPTGDENTSFAQYFSGKSWLAPLANNKDLNVPLNNVTFEPGCRNNWHSHTGGQILIAVGGAGYYQERGKAAVRMEPGDVIEIAPNVEHWHGAAPDSWFSHIAVGCNLQTNQNNWLEPVTDEEYTKAVK
- a CDS encoding cyclophilin-like fold protein, producing the protein MANSKIKIKAGSQTFTATLLDNNAAKTFKEMLPLTINMTELNGNEKYFDLSQSLPTNSFNPGTIQNGDLMLYGSKTLVLFYKTFSTSYSYTKLGKIDDTAGLATALGSGNVTVAIEKERAAYKR
- a CDS encoding alpha/beta hydrolase; this translates as MKIAIVSTITMMFLIMGQSFAQNKKSNSQKMNTADHYTFELSDKVTRQKVTFKNRYGIMLTGDLYLPKEQGNEPLAAIAISGPFGAVKEQSSGLYANQMAQRGFAALAFDPSYTGESGGEPRAVASPDINTEDFSAAVDFIGIQKNIDRNKIGIIGICGFAGFALNATAIDKRVKAVATTSMYDMTRVMSKGYNDTVTLEQRTKTLEQLGEQRWKDAEAGTFAAGAILNPEKLKGDEPQFVKDYYNYYRTPRGYHNRSLNSTGAWNATTALSFMNMPILTYIKEISPRPMLLIAGEKAHSRYFSEDAFKMAAEPKELMIISNAVHTDLYDKVDVIPFDKLETFFKEHLK
- a CDS encoding sugar O-acetyltransferase, producing the protein MENEKDIFERLKNGETISSNDPNGYKLREASYATKKLLIQMNNSADPAEIRTILSLITNSEIDESVAVFTPLYINYGKNTKIGKNVFINFDCTFLDLGGIIIEDDVLIAPKVSLLSEGHPIAPEKRHSLVSGSIHIKRNAWIGANATILPGVTIGENSIVAAGAVASKDVPNNTIVGGIPAKVIKSI
- a CDS encoding helix-turn-helix transcriptional regulator, encoding MEHFERIDTVRNYNDYAGVDTLHPLVSVVKFSELPFIRNFRRYMNIYAVFLKDTKCGDIIYGGQPYDYEDGTLVFVSPGQVYGIDNHSVNENPSGYGLLFHPDMVAGTHLAKTIKEYSFFSYEVNEALHLSKKERKTIVECLEKIALEMEQNIDKHSKTLIVSNIELLLNYCMRFYDRQFITRSHANKDILVQFENLLCDYFKSEQAQLLGLPSVSWCAEQLHLSANYFGDLIKKETGTTALDYIQSKLIDEAKTKIFDNTKTINDIATELGFKYQQHFTRLFKQKTGVTPNEYRSLN
- a CDS encoding transposase, which gives rise to MNIKEIHIGQAIKLLIQEQKISKNRIINFFQCTDQAIELMYRSASLDTDLLLKWSKLLEYDFFRLYSQHLILYSPPAGVEKTEKQKNNKKTLPHFRKNIYTREIIDFIVEQIATGEMTKIQVLERYRIPKTTLYKWISKYGN